TCAAGCAAGTCGGAATTGACTATATAAATCCTCAGTGACCATATTGCTTCAACTAAATTCATCTTAAATCCATATTGGAAGTAAATtgtgttgaagtttggcaaaatgccaaagtcccacattggttgggagttaagtttgggggggatttttcccctataaaagaaggcctaatgtttaggattgaaacacacctctcatttgccttctcatctgtttaaggcatttgtatcttctctctttagtattatttcacttgtatttttggagtgaaataaaatattggttgtgtccgaggagtaggcaaaattagccgaacctcgtaaattctggtgttccctttattgttgctttattgtcttatttattatttggtggctgtcataatttttggtatagtagttgtgacttattcacactatatacatttggcttccgcaacaattggtatcagagccaaggtactgtctaagtatgctctgtggttgcagcatagtctgatcttccacatcagaaaagatttatcttggtaactgagtcaaggttctgtctgagtatgctctgtagttgcagcttagtctgatcttctacatcagaaaggaaataatcttgatttgtgtcgtcagctattaaataatatttgtgtcaaatatgggggacaataaacaagaagaatctacatcaagtgtcaacaatacgtcatcattggcatcttcgcttatgacaagaattgtgtcaaatgcgaaatttgcggtagaaatttttgacgggtccggacattttgggatgtggcaaggcgaggttctagatgtcctttttcaacaagggctagatctggccattgaagaaaagaaaccagatgttattggagaagaagattggagaattatcaaccgtgttgcttgcggtaccattcgatcctaccttgctagagagcagaaatatccatacacaaaggaaacttctgcaagtaaattatggaaagcactggaggataaatttttgaagaaaaacagtcaaaataaattgtacatgaagaagagactgtttcacttcacctatgttcctggtaccacgatgaatgaacatatcaccagtttcaataagttggttacagatttgcaaaatatggatacaacttatgatgatggtgacttggccttgatgttgttggcgtcacttcctgatgagtacgagcaccttgaaactactctactccatggaaatgacgaagtttctctcagagaagtttgttcggctttgtacagctatgaacaaagaaagcgagaaaaacagaagggcggagaaggagaagcactatttgtgaggggtcgtcctcaaaatcaaacgaggacaaagaagggaagatccaagtcaagatccagacccagcaaagatgaatgtgccttttgtcgagaaaaagggcactggaagaaagactgtccgaagttgaagaataaggccaaacataacaatggaaaggccattatggattcaaatgtagctgattgtgatgattcagacttctcattagttacaacagagtcatcaacatcttcagacatatggttgatggactcggcttgtagctatcatatgtgtcccaacagggactggttcgtggaatttcaagaaggagaatatggagtcgtccacacagcggataacagccctcttacctcatatggcattggttcaatacgattaaggaaccatgatggaatgatcagaacattgatagatgttcgatatgtaccggatttgaagaagaatctcatctctgtgggagccctagaatcaaaagggttcaaaatcattgcagaaaatggagtgatgagagtatgctccggtgcactagtggtaatgaaggctaatcggaagaataataatatgtaccgctatcgtggcagtacagttattgggacagcgacagtgacatccagtgacgacaaagaggcagaaaccaagctatggcacatgcgcttgggacatgctggaggaaaatccttgaaaactctatcagatcaaggattgttaaaaggagtaaaggcttgcaacttggagttttgtgagcattgtgtcaaagggaaacagacaagggttaaatttggtacagcgatccataatactaaaggcattttggattatgtacactctgatgtttggggtccttccaaaacaccttcattgggtgggaagcactattttgtaacctttgttgatgatttttctcgaagagtgtgggtgtatacaatgaaaaacaaagatgaagtgctgggaatttttctcaaatggaagacgatggtggagaatcaaacaggcaggaggatcaagtgtattcgcacagacaatggaggtgaatacaaaaatgatcatttcaataaggtctgtgaaaatgatggcatcgtccgacacttcactgttagacatacaccacaacagaatggagtggcagaacgtatgaaccggaccttgctggagaaggtacggtgtatgttgtccaatgctggcttgggcaaagaattttgggctgaggcaattacatatgcatgccacctcattaatcgtctaccatctgctgctattgatggcaaaacaccatttgaaaaatggtatggaaaacctgttgtagattataactctttgcacgtgtttggctcaactgcatattatcatgtgacggagtcaaaattggatccaagggcaaagaaggctatttttatgggaattacttctggagtcaaaggatatcgcttatggtgtcctatgacaaagaaagtaatattcagcagagatgttacctttgatgaatttgctatggtaaataaggtaacagaagataccaaacaaaatgaaggtgcttctaagcaggtggagtttgagggaaaatttatttttcctacacaagaagcagaggaggaaacaaatgaagattaccctctggaaggagagccagtagaggagattccaactcaggaatctcaacaacaacttgaatcaatagcaaccagcaggccaaaaagaacaataacgaaacctgttcgtctcatagagacggttgcttgtgcaacctcaattgtagctgatgatgttcctactacttataaagacgctgttcaaagttcagaagaagataagtggaggattgccatgaatgatgagatacagtcccttcatcagaatcatacatggagattggccaatctcccgaagggaaagaaagcaattgggtgcaaatgggtatttgcaaagaaggaaggatttcctaaccaagtagatgttcgctacaaagcaagattggtggccaaaggatatgctcaaaatgagggaattgattacaatgaagtgttttctccagttgtaaaacattcctccattagaattatgttggctttggtagcacaattggatttggaactagttcagatggatgtaaaaactgcgtttttacatggaaacttggaggaggaaatctacatgactcagccagaaggattcaaagttgctggaaaagaaaatatggtgtgcaaacttgaaaaatcgttgtacggattgaaacaatcttctagacaatggtacaagcgatttgacgagtttatgttgcggcaagggtacaagagaagcaaatacgatcattgtgtgtatttgcacaagcttaaagatggttcctttgtatatcttctcctatatgttgatgatatgttgattgcttccaagaattcggaagaaattgataagttgaagattcaactgaagaaggagttcgagatgaaggatttgggtgaggcaaagaaaattcttggcatggagataattagagatagacgttcaaagaaactctgtttatctcaaaaggaatatttgaagagagtacttcaacgttttggcatagatgacaagactaagccagttagtactccacttgcttcccattttaagctaagtactactatgtcgccaatggatgaagctgaacgagagtatatgtcaaaggtaccatacgcaaatgctgttggtagcttgatgtatgcaatggtttgcacaaggcctgacatttcacaagctgttggagttattagcagatatatgcacaatccagggaaggagcattggcaagctgtgaagtggattctacggtatattcataatactgtagatgtcgggttagtttttgagcaggaagacaatcagtttgtagttggatattgtgactcagattttgcgggtgatatggacaaacgaagatcaactactggttatgtgtttacttttgcaaaggcaccagttagttggaagtctactttgcagtcaacagttgctttgtctacaacagaggcagagtacatggctattacagatgctgtgaaagaggcaatttggcttcaaggattgctaaaggagcttggtgttgaacaaaaaggtatcacaattttttgtgatagtcaaagtgctattcaattagcgaagaaccaagtttatcatgcaaggacgaagcacattgatgttcagtatcatttcgtacgagaaatcatagaagaaggtggagtcacggtgaagaaaattcatactacagagaatcctgctgatatgctgacaaaggtggtgactgcggtcaagtttcaacattgtttggatttgatcaacattgttgaacactgaagattgaagatgaagacacaaccaaaatttgttattgagagagaattgaaaatgtggaattttgccaaggtggagatttgttgaagtttggcaaaatgccaaagtcccacattggttgggagttaagtttggggggatttttcccctataaaagaaggcctaatgtttaggattgaaacacacctctcatttgccttctcatctgtttaaggcatttgtatcttctctctttagtattatttcacttgtatttttggagtgaaataaaatattggttgtgtccgaggagtaggcaaaattagccgaacctcgtaaattctggtgttccctttattgttgctttattgtcttatttattatttggtggctgtcataatttttggtatagtagttgtgacttattcacactatatacatttggcttccgcaacaattggagTGGTATTTTTTATTCCTAACTCAGAACCTTACAACATAACAACCTTTTTCTACaacaaaacagaatttcaattcatatcctcacTCATgaactcttttttcttctttgccTTAGCAAAAGTTAAGTTCAGTCCGAAAAATCTACCAAACCGACGAGTTTCTCACTGACTTCCCACACTTTACGCGCTTTCTCTGCATCACTGGCTTCTTGTGACAGCTGattttcaaaagaagaagaattctTGTTCCAGCTCCAATAGACACCTGATTTTGTAAGGCTTGGATCACTTACGACCTGTACAAAAGGAATAAACAACATCTTAGGTTAATCTTTTTTCTTGTTAAGGTTAGGccatttttctttaatttctagTAGTACTAGGCTACTGTTAATTATTACTACGTCTGTTTCATTTTATATGacattcttttcttttagtcCGATACCCTTCTAAACTGGAAACTCTTTTGCTATAACTTTCCTATTTTACCCTTAGCGACATGATTTTAGTGAAATTCTTTCTATATTGGAAACTCTTTCTGTAAGGGAAGCTTCTAGTGCAGTAGCATAGGTGGTTCACTTTAAGTGGTATGTTCGAACTCCAAGTGTGGCGTTTTTGCAATTCCTTATATCCTCTTATTAAAATTTCTAGCTTTGCTACTGCTGGTGGTCAATACCTGTGCGAGTCTCTTTCCAGATTCTGTCTCAGAGACGAATCCCTTGGTAATGTACTTCTGGAATGGAGGGAAAAGGAGTCTAAACAATGGGATATGCTCTCTGAAAAGCCCTGTTGTTGCTATGCAGCCAGGGTATAAAGAGGCAAATGTAATGCCAGTCTCCTCGTGGTATCGCCTGTGGAATTCCTGCATAGTGAGCATATTGCAAACTTTGCTGTCTTTGTATGCTTTAGCACCATCAAAGTCTCCACCATCGATCATGGCTGAGCTGTTCAGCCCGTCCAGTCCCCTTGCCAACCCCCTCAAGTCCCCAAGGTTTGCTTTTGGAGGCACATTTCCAGCCAAAGTATTTGTGTTTCCTGAAAAATGAGTTCAGTAACAAAGTTTAGTCTCACAGTGAAAAAAGTAGTAAATTCATATTCTCAATCCGATTTGACTTGGTGACTAGTTGCATTCagtggcggatccagaatttagaCATTGTGGGTTCTGAAATGTATATGTAACTTTATGTGTACTTGTTTTTGGCACACATATATATAGGATTCGAGAAGgcgagccttggcgtaactggtaaagttgttgccatgtgaccaggaggtatTGAGTTTCAGCCGTAGAGACagctcttgcagaaatgcaggataaggctacatacaatagacccttgtgatcTGGCCTTTTTCCGGATACCgcgcatagcgagagcttagtgcacGGGGCTGTCCTTCCTATATATAGGATTCGACCTAGAAACACTGGATCTTACTGAACCCGTGAACCCATTGTTGGATCCGTCATAGGTTGCTTTAGTTACCTGTAATTGAACCAACAATGATGAGTCTCTTTGAAGGGTAATCAGACTGCTTCAAATCATCAAGCAACAATCTTGAAAGAAGGAAATGACCAAGGTGGTTAGTCCCAACACTAAGCTCAAATCCATCAGCAGTGAAAGAAGGCTCTTTAGCAGTTGGCTGATAAACTGCTGCATTGCAAACCAATACATCAAGAGGGCGGCCTGATCTCCGGAAGTTATCGACAAACTGGCGAACACTGTGGAGCGACGCAAGGTCTAAATGCATTATGGTGTAGTTCTCCTTAGGCATGCCTGCAGATTTTGCTGCTCTTTCAGTTTTTAGAAAGTCTCTACATGCCATAATCACATGCCATTTTCCTGTCTCAGCTAGTGCTTTTGCTGTGGCTAGGCCTAATCCTGAAGAGGCTCCAGTAACTACTACACACCCTTTTCTTAAAGTTTTCTTTCCTGACACTGTGGCATTGGTAACACCTGGAGTTGCAACCATTGTCTCGGCTCTAATAGCTCCATGGGACAACCTTCTTTGGCTCTGTATGAAAATTCAATCTCAGTTAATAATTTGGAATGAGTTAATCTCACGTATGATCACTGAACTTATTGTTATAGTAGTAAGTAAACTTGAGTTATcctagcgtttggacatagatttgactgaaacttgaaaaagagtttttaaagttgtgttgaaaaataatttttgaaagttgaagttatGCTTGAAAATGCATTTTATTTAAAAACACGTTGGAGgttttgtgagtggaagaaaaaatTTCACTAAAAACTGCCCTAAAGTTCAGTTTTCGGGaacttgatttttttaaaaaaaatattttaaaaaaactgATCATATTCTATGAACAAACGATATTttcgaaaaaaattcaaaaagagttACTAAATTTTATGAGCAAAGGGGAGCTACTTCACCGTGATGCAAAATAGTTTTGTGACTTTACATTATAGTAGGTAAAGTACACTTACTTTAATGTAAACAAAGAATAATACTGTAATTTTACTGTTATAGTTGGTAAAGTTcagcaataacacacgaaaaatgTGTCAATTTGGAACCTTCTAATTTAGATACAATGGAACCAAGTTTATACAACAGCTCTAAAAGCTTTTTAGAAAATGTATTTCTTAGGTACCTTGATTTTAAATGAAGAGGAGCCAAAATCAGATTTAATATGGTCCGAGAGGGAAATTCCAAAGAGACTAGAATCCTTCAAAGTTGCACTTGCTTTGCCCTGCAAGATAACAGAATGATTAATAAAAAAGAACTAAAACTACTGTACTAGTTGACGCTTCAGATTTCAAATGCAGACTAAAGAAATAAACACAAACCTCCTTGGGAATAGAGAAAGCAGAAGGAAGTAGTGCAGCTGCCTGAAGAGCCATGAATACAAGGAATTATATTGAGTTTTTATCTAAATTGTCAGCTGAAGAATTAAATAATAATTCTTGGACTGGTACTACTGCTAGTGTGAGAGTGGTAAGAATTTGAGCAGTTATATATGCAGTGAGAGTGATGGGGTGTTACAGTGATTTGAGACAAACCAATCTTGAGTATCAATTGGATAAGATAAATTCTGTAAGGAAGTATGTCCCACGTCAATTGTAAGCCACCAATCAGgcttcaatttttggatttcctTTTGGTACTTATATGACATAAAATATCCTATAATATAATGTTAcctagtaaaaaaaaaaaaaaaggatatatTTGGCTCTTTACCCAATGCAACCCACTTCCATAAGGTATGGGCTTCAGCATGGAAAATACTAGCGATGATAGTGGCACAGTGGATAAAGGGCAATCGGATAGAACTCTAATTGTCACATTGAGTAATTAA
Above is a window of Nicotiana tabacum cultivar K326 chromosome 8, ASM71507v2, whole genome shotgun sequence DNA encoding:
- the LOC107787316 gene encoding protochlorophyllide reductase, chloroplastic, coding for MALQAAALLPSAFSIPKEGKASATLKDSSLFGISLSDHIKSDFGSSSFKIKSQRRLSHGAIRAETMVATPGVTNATVSGKKTLRKGCVVVTGASSGLGLATAKALAETGKWHVIMACRDFLKTERAAKSAGMPKENYTIMHLDLASLHSVRQFVDNFRRSGRPLDVLVCNAAVYQPTAKEPSFTADGFELSVGTNHLGHFLLSRLLLDDLKQSDYPSKRLIIVGSITGNTNTLAGNVPPKANLGDLRGLARGLDGLNSSAMIDGGDFDGAKAYKDSKVCNMLTMQEFHRRYHEETGITFASLYPGCIATTGLFREHIPLFRLLFPPFQKYITKGFVSETESGKRLAQVVSDPSLTKSGVYWSWNKNSSSFENQLSQEASDAEKARKVWEVSEKLVGLVDFSD